TCTAGCAGGTCATTTGTGCCTGTGGTGCCAGGTGCATGGGGGTTTGTTGGGGAAAGCAGGCTGAGGAGCAGTCCCCACTGGGTCCCTTCACCTCATCCCTGCTCCATGACCACCCACCTCTCAAGCAGAAAGTTCTTGGTCTCACACCTGCACTGACCCAccacccctctcctgcctggTGATATTGCTACAGTCCTACCCATGAGCAGGAACCTGGAGAACCCTGGGGAAAAGTGGGCATATGGACAAGAGGGTTTCCCCACGCTTCTCTTCCCAACAGTCGCATCCAAGTGAGGCTCGGAGAGCACAACATCGAAGTCCTGGAGGGGGATGAGCAGTTCATCAACTCGGCCAAGGTCATCCGCCACCCCAGATTTAACAGCTGGACCCTGGACTATGACATCATGCTTATCAAGCTCTCCTCACCTGCAGCCCTCACTGGCCGGGTGTCCACCATATCGCTGCCCTCCGCCTGTGCCCCCGCCGGCACCCAGTGCCTCATCTCCGGCTGGGGCAACACCCTGAGCTCTGGCAGTGAGTGGAACCCCTACTGCTTCACCCTCTGACTTCCCCGCATTTCCCAGAACCAAGCATGCCCCTGAGCTTGAACCCCTCTACACTCCGAGCTCGGGGCTGGGTGCTAGAAAGAGGCAAAGCTTTAAGGAGTTGACTCCCTAGAATCGAAATATAGAACAAATATAGCCCTTTCTACTGTCGCGTCCAGGGAGGGGGTCAGCAGCGATCATTCTGGGAACCGAACCCCATTGTCCCTCACTGGGGCTTACGTGCCTGGAGTCCTCCCCTGGCTGCCCTCCATGTTCAACACTGGATGGCTGTCCCCTTTCCTGGCCTGACTCccgtttttcctttccttgatcTCTTCCTGCTCCTCAAAGCCAACTACCCCGAGCTGCTACAGTGCCTGGACGCCCCACTGCTGAGCCAGGACCAGTGTAAAGCCGCCTACCCCGGGCAGATCACGGAGAACATGGTTTGCGCTGGCTTCCTTGAGGGAGGCAAGGACTCCTGCCAGGTGACTCGACCCCTTCCCACGCTAAGACCTTTGCCCAGCAGCAGGATTGGAACACCCGGCCAGGGCTGTGGGGTTGGTGGAGGAGGGCTCCGTGCAGTGGACTTGTAAAGAAGCGAGGAAGTCTTGTCTGTGTGACAGTCATCTTCGAGTGAGAACAGAGAACGGGCCACCATGGGAGGGGTGCAGAACCACAGATCTGACCAGAACACAGTCTTTTAAGGTTCAGACTGTGTGTGTGGCTCTATTtacccttttttcctttctaacccTTGTCCCgtctgcctcctccccagggtGACTCTGGTGGCCCTGTGGTCTGCGGAGGAGAGCTCCAGGGCATCGTCTCCTGGGGCTATGGCTGTGCCCAGAAGGACAAGCCTGGCGTCTACACCAAGGTGTGCAACTTTACAGACTGGATTAAGGAGACGATAGCTGCCAACAGCTAAAGCCCCCAGGCCCCCTGCCATCCATATCCTAATAAAGTGAGCCTCTCACAACTGCCTGTGTCTgcacctgctccctcctgccccctcgcTCTGTGGACATCCTCCCATCTGAGGCCAGACAGGGCTCTACCCCTTAGAGACGAACAGAATTCCCCAGCTCCCGAGATATGTTCCATGGAATACTGGTTTAGCAGCATGTGAAGAGAAGGAATCTAAAAACCTACAAGTAGGGGGCAATGGGGGGCTATTTACTAGAGAACAATACCTTGCAGAAGGCTGTGCTAAAGAGGTTCCTTGATCTTGGGACTCCCCCGGGTCTGGACTACAGGGCTCGTGTGGGGCCACACAGGTCCTAGTTTGCAGGGTCTCACTACCTCCTTTCACTGGGACCCAGAGCTAATCACCTCGGAGACCCTTGCACCAATCTCCTTGGCCTCTGCTGAGCCCCCTGTACACACACTCTTTCTAGCCCAGGTCGTACTGCCTCCCGGCAGCAGAAGGCCACACTGGACCCTTCCCCCACAACGTGCTCCTGTGTCTAAGGGAGACAACAGCCCCCACACTCTGCAGAAATCTGCCTCTTACTCATCCCATGTAATGAGACCCACACGTGTCTACCACACTGGGCACGTTACAGACATTTTTATATCTGGTCCCTTCTTGACTCTGAAGTGGTTACTATTCCAGTGGTACAGACAAGAAagcaaaggctcagagaaggttGTTGGCTTATCAGGCCCCTCCTCCAGCAGATAGTAAATCTGGACTTGGGCTCCTCGTTAGCCTGGCCCCGAAGCCTGTGCTCTCTCTACCCACCTCACTGtctctcctgctgctgctggggtCTGAGACGCTACCTGGCCGTGAGCTCTGCTCTTTCACAGACTTGCGGGCCATTCCCTGCCTCCCTGTGCTTCACGGGGGCTCTGGTCCCTGACCATCTCCCAGCACTGCAGTCACAGAGGTCCTGCATGTGACATCAGCTCCCGACCTCCCACAACCTCTAAAATACACCCTGAGCTCTTTACCCTGCAGATGGGAGGGTCTTCCTTCTCTGCCCGGCCTGTATTTCCTTCCTCggtctctctccactcctctcctctcctctctgtctctgctcctgtgCTCAGAGATCCTGGTGGCTCCTCTGACACGCCACGGACCTCTCACCTCTAGCTCTGCGTGTTACTGGTCCAGCTGGCTTGATGCCTTCCCATCTGCCCCCTCGCCTTCTTTAGGAAAGTCATTTCTGATGCCTCCTGCTCCGGgatcctcctcccccagccctgtgtTGGCCCCGTTGGCCCTGTGGTCTGAGCGAggagtcctcctcctcctcctgccacaTGCTTACAGCAGTCAGTCCTGCTCCTGCTGCCTAATAATTGTGGTTGTATCTACTTGGCCTTCAACGGTGAGCTCCTTAGGCAAGTAATCTTGTCTTACTCATCCTGGCACATTTAGTGATTACACAACATCTACAATAGAATAGGCACCCAGTGGTTGAATGACTCAAGTATGAGCTAGGACTGGAGGGAAATGTACAGAAGAAAGAAAGCGCCTTCCAGAACAATGGTTTTCCAAGTGCAGACCGGGAGACCAGCGGCACCAGCATCCCCTGGGAATTTAGGAGACATACAAATTCtggcgcccctcccccatctcctgaGTCAGAAATTCTGCGATGGAGCTTGGCCTCTTGCATTTTTACAAGACTTCCAAGCCCTTGTGACGCACGCTAAAGCGTGAGAACCAATGCAGCAAAGGTATCCCTAGGCCAGTGCTCTCCGTGAAAGCAGTAGTCCCTAACGTGTTTGCTGACTATATTCAGCCACCATAATGAAGCTTTATGTGTATTATCTGATTCAGATCTCTCAAGAACTCCATAAGGTAGGTGGTATTATTGTTAAAGGGGCTTGGTAACTGGCCCAGGGCCTCACAGACATAAGAAGAGGGCCTGGGTGGGTGGGAGTtcgggcagtctggctccaggagGCTGGGCTTCCTTGAGGGGTGGAGGCCTCAGTGCCCTGCAGTGGCCCCAGCAGAGCCCTAGAACTTAGGGAGGGCTGGGTGTCAGTGCCAGCTGTCACTTCATTATGTATGACTTGGGGCGACTCATTTAGCCTCTTCAGATTTCAGTTTCATCTGAGGAAATCAGGAGACACATTTGGGGTTTAGATGAATCTAGAACTCACTTGAAAAGTTTCAAGAATTACACACATGTGAGATGCAATTTGTTTATCTGCTTCCCACATCTCAGCCTTGAGAAAGGCAGGCAGGTAACCCAGTTTCccgctgggggcagggagggggggctCCCCTCCAGCAGGAACCACATTCTTCTCACGCCCTCAAGTGGCCACGCTGAGATGGCAAGGACTTCcgtctaaaataaataaggacaGGCTGCCCCCTGCTGCCCAAGATGATGAATGACCCCACTGGACACCTGCCTAACCAGCTAAACTCCTCtcacagcgggggggggggggggggggggggggggggggggggggggggggggggggagggggggggaagcttTGGgacaccttggtgactcagttggttaagcaagtgttggactcttgatttcagctcaggtcgcttcttacggtttgtgagatcaaactctgcatcaggatctgcactgacagagcagagcccgcttaagattccctgtctccctctctgttccttccccactggctcacactgtctcttattctctcaaaaataataaataaaccttaaaaaaaaaaaacttcacggGCATTTACGCACACTGGCAGTGTGACTGAGTAGCAAATGGGGGGCAAACTCCATCAGGATTCGAAGTAGGCAGAGCGGTATTCTTTGTAAGGCCGGTGTGGTGGAGAGTCCCCAGCTAAATGGCGGAAAGGAAACTTACCTAGAGGGTATATTACTGATATGCAATAAGgcaggaaaatggaaatagatCAAAATAAATCATTACATCGACGAAAGAGATCCTCAGTgtaggaaaggaataaagaaggaaGCTTGCCACTTTCCACTCGATAAAGGCCATCCGTGACCTTTTATTCAGGTTATTGGCAGAGTGTTGTGAGATCCAGCACTGTTCGTGAGTAAAAGGCAcagactgtcttttccttttttccctaaaTTCTCAGAGCCACACTATTGTACCCAGCTTGTGACACCACCAGATAGCACTCTGACATTCTTCATGGCTCGCACCTGTGCTTTTCCTGGTCAGGGGACAAGCAGTGCATCCCAAGCGCCGTGCTGAAATGGAAATACCCGGGGTAATTttgtgcttgttttgttttgtttatttaaatacataataacTCCAATACTAGAGATTTTTAACACAACATATCCTAAGGACTACTgagaaatatgcatttttcaCAAGCTTCCTGAGTGATTGGGGACCCAGTATGTCAAGTCAGGACCATAACATATCTTCTTAGGTAAACtgatcttctttggagaaaataatgAGTTTGTAAATTACACAagtaggtttcttttttaagtagcacatttcaaaatattacttaaagcaatgttttctttgtattttctttagaattttaaagttttattttaaatagatcaTATAGCCACCTGGCTCAAAAACTGAAACAATACAATAAAGTTGAGACCGAAAAATGTTACTTTTACTTCTACCTTGTTTCTGTCTCCTCTGGTCATTCTTAGTAGGCAGTTACTTTGATCAGTTTCTTTTGTATCATTCTGGTGTATCTTTATGCAGAACCAAGCAAGCAGTTCTTATTCCCCTCCTTTGCGGGACAAAAGGCAATGTACAGCAATGCTAATCTGCAGCTtgctttttttccacttaacaatGTATCTTAGAGAGCTTTCTGTAGTATCAtgaaacatttgtatttttttttttagcatcgagcaatattccattttgtggatGTATCACAGATCATTTATCCAGTCCCTTCCTGATGGGCACTGTACGTTCCCCAATCTCTTTGCTACCCCCAGATAACGcaaatattttacaaacattttttatttgtctgcAAGAATAACTACAGGATAAATGCCCAGATGTGAGATGTCCAGGTGAAAAAGTAAATGCATTTGTAGCTTTCATAGATATTTCCAAATTGGTCCCCACTTAGATGGGTAACCTTTTACGTGTAGAAATGCATATCCCACGACGCACAAGCTAATAGAATGTCTTCCCTAATTCCACTTTGTCAGTCACATTGGTGAACAAAGATATTTCAATGCAGCTTTTTCTTTGCAAGATTTTTTTCCTACGGTGAAGCGCCATTTGCGTTACTTTTTCTCTGAACCATCTgttctttgccatttttattgtGCTGCTGGattattttcttactgatttctagGAGTTCATTATATACTGGGGAGATCAGCCCTTATGAGGAAGATTGCAAATGTTCTCCCCATATTGTCATTTCTCTTTGGATTCTGCGTTTATTTTTCCACGGAAGTGTGTCATCGTTAAGGAGtgaagtttgtcttttttttttttcttccagattttaaGAGTTTGAAACTTCACAGTTTGAAAGGCAATAAAAGGAAACACCATCGAGTGAAATAAGATCCAGGCCACTCAACTGGAGGTTGAATTTCAAGGTCTTCTTGTGCAGGAAAGTAAAACATCTACCAGCAACTTAAATGCATCTGCCCCTCGGGGATAAAAAGGAGAAGGCTATGTCCATGACTGCATTTGAGCGTTCCTGCGACTTTATGCATCTGACTATTCACTTCCATGTCCCCAACTCCCTTTTCCTAACCTGACGTCTGAAGTCCACAAGAAGGGGGGCTGATGCACACAGGAGCCGTCCCATGTCCAAACCCACTTGAAAATATGCTGGAGCTCTCAGCTGTTATTTGTCTCTACCTAGGGACCCCTACACGCCCCTGTCCTCCACCCCGTCCCTGCAGTGTAGCTCAAGGTCACTTCCCCTCCAGACCACCCTAGGGGTTCGAAATTGGGCCAAAGGGTCTGAGTATTG
This sequence is a window from Prionailurus bengalensis isolate Pbe53 chromosome A2, Fcat_Pben_1.1_paternal_pri, whole genome shotgun sequence. Protein-coding genes within it:
- the PRSS2 gene encoding trypsin-2 isoform X1, translated to MMDEKHSVDEKTTFRPVSHRVQFAFPTDDDDKIVGGYTCEENSIPYQVSLNSGYHFCGGSLISDQWVVSAAHCYKSRIQVRLGEHNIEVLEGDEQFINSAKVIRHPRFNSWTLDYDIMLIKLSSPAALTGRVSTISLPSACAPAGTQCLISGWGNTLSSGTNYPELLQCLDAPLLSQDQCKAAYPGQITENMVCAGFLEGGKDSCQGDSGGPVVCGGELQGIVSWGYGCAQKDKPGVYTKVCNFTDWIKETIAANS
- the PRSS2 gene encoding trypsin-2 isoform X2, which produces MTPLLILAFVGAAVAFPTDDDDKIVGGYTCEENSIPYQVSLNSGYHFCGGSLISDQWVVSAAHCYKSRIQVRLGEHNIEVLEGDEQFINSAKVIRHPRFNSWTLDYDIMLIKLSSPAALTGRVSTISLPSACAPAGTQCLISGWGNTLSSGTNYPELLQCLDAPLLSQDQCKAAYPGQITENMVCAGFLEGGKDSCQGDSGGPVVCGGELQGIVSWGYGCAQKDKPGVYTKVCNFTDWIKETIAANS